One genomic window of Cygnus olor isolate bCygOlo1 chromosome 3, bCygOlo1.pri.v2, whole genome shotgun sequence includes the following:
- the TRIB2 gene encoding tribbles homolog 2, whose amino-acid sequence MNIQRSTPITIARYGRPRNKTQDFEELSSIRSIEPSQSFSPNLGSPSPPETPNLSHCVSCIGKYLLLEPLEGDHVFRAVHLHSGEELVCKVFDIGCYQELLAPCFCLPAHKNINQITEIILGETKAYVFFERSYGDMHSFVRTCKKLKEEEAAKLFYQIASAVAHCHDGGLVLRDLKLRKFIFKDEERTRVKLESLEDAYILRGNDDSLSDKHGCPAYVSPEILNTNGSYSGKAADVWSLGVMLYTMLVGRYPFHDIEPSSLFSKIRRGQFNIPETLSPKAKCLIRSILRREPSERLTSQEILDHPWFSTDFNVSNSGYGAKEVSDQLVPDVNMEEDLDPFFN is encoded by the exons ATGAACATACAAAGGTCAACCCCTATCACGATAGCACGATATGGGAGACCGCGGAATAAAACCCAGGATTTTGAGGAGCTCTCGTCCATACGGTCCATCGAGCCAAGCCAGAGTTTTAGCCCGAATCTAGGCTCGCCGAGCCCGCCGGAGACCCCGAACTTGTCGCATTGCGTTTCTTGCATCGGGAAATACTTATTGTTGGAGCCTCTCGAGGGAGACCACGTTTTCCGAGCCGTCCATCTGCACAGCGGCGAGGAGCTGGTTTGCAAG GTGTTTGATATTGGCTGCTACCAGGAGTTATTAGCACCATGTTTTTGTCTGCCTGCGCATAAAAATATCAAccaaattactgaaataattcttgGGGAGACAAAAGCGTATGTGTTCTTTGAAAGGAGCTATGGGGACATGCATTCGTTTGTTCGTACCTGCAAGAAGCTTAAAGAAGAAGAGGCAGCCAAACTCTTCTATCAAATAGCTTCCGCTGTTGCACACTGCCATGATGGTGGACTGGTACTGCGAGATCTCAAGCTGCGaaagtttattttcaaggaTGAAGAAAG gACTAGAGTGAAATTGGAAAGCCTAGAAGATGCTTATATTTTAAGAGGAAATGATGACTCTCTTTCTGATAAGCATGGATGCCCGGCATATGTGAGTCCAGAGATCTTGAACACAAATGGCAGCTACTCTGGCAAAGCAGCGGACGTATGGAGTCTAGGTGTCATGCTTTACACCATGCTAGTTGGACGCTATCCTTTCCATGACATTGAGCCTAGTTCCCTCTTCAGCAAGATCCGGCGTGGGCAATTTAACATTCCAGAAACTCTATCCCCCAAGGCAAAATGCCTCATACGTAGCATACTGCGTCGGGAGCCATCAGAAAGGCTGACTTCACAGGAAATTCTGGACCATCCATGGTTTTCTACAGATTTTAATGTATCGAATTCAGGATATGGTGCTAAGGAAGTATCAGATCAGCTGGTGCCTGATGTCAACATGGAAGAAGATTTGGACCCATTCTTTAATTGA